A part of Myxococcus landrumus genomic DNA contains:
- the nadE gene encoding NAD(+) synthase, translated as MTFSKQVLELDWEAKAAELSEKLRETVLKKLRKRGIVVAISGGIDSACVAALSVRALGPERVFGILLPEKDSSGWSSQLGRKLCEKLGIKYQLHDIAPVLEAAGCYRQRDEAVRSVFPEFTPDMKWKIVMHGDRLNTDAVNFFYVVVQVNGEERRFRLPPQAYTQIVAATNFKQRTRKMMDYFHADRLNFAVAGTPNRLEYDQGFFVKLGDGAADVKPIAGLYKTQTYKLAKHLGVIEEITSGEPTTDTFSLPQSQEDFYFSVHYSQLDLLMWAKNHDVSTTEAAQVMGLTPTQVQRVYDDIDQKRRSTAYLHSPPLLLEDVAELAPFKLG; from the coding sequence CGTTCTCCAAGCAGGTGCTGGAACTGGATTGGGAGGCGAAGGCGGCCGAGCTGTCCGAGAAGCTGCGCGAGACAGTGCTGAAGAAGCTGCGCAAGCGCGGCATCGTGGTGGCCATCTCCGGCGGCATCGACTCCGCGTGTGTCGCGGCGCTGTCGGTGCGCGCGCTGGGGCCGGAGCGAGTCTTTGGCATCCTCCTGCCGGAGAAGGACTCCAGCGGGTGGAGCTCCCAGTTGGGGCGCAAGCTCTGTGAGAAGCTGGGCATCAAGTACCAGCTCCACGACATCGCCCCCGTCCTCGAGGCCGCTGGCTGTTACCGCCAGCGCGACGAGGCGGTGCGCTCGGTCTTCCCGGAGTTCACCCCGGACATGAAGTGGAAGATTGTCATGCACGGCGACCGGCTGAACACGGACGCGGTGAACTTCTTCTACGTCGTGGTGCAAGTGAATGGCGAGGAGCGCCGCTTCCGCCTGCCGCCGCAGGCCTATACGCAGATTGTCGCCGCGACGAACTTCAAGCAGCGCACGCGGAAGATGATGGATTACTTCCACGCGGACCGTCTCAACTTCGCGGTGGCGGGCACGCCGAACCGGCTGGAGTATGACCAGGGCTTCTTCGTGAAGCTGGGCGACGGCGCCGCGGATGTAAAGCCTATCGCCGGCCTCTACAAAACCCAGACCTACAAGCTGGCGAAGCACCTGGGAGTGATTGAGGAAATCACCAGCGGCGAGCCCACCACGGACACGTTCAGCCTTCCCCAGTCGCAGGAGGACTTCTATTTCTCCGTGCACTACTCACAGCTCGACCTCCTGATGTGGGCGAAGAACCACGACGTGTCCACGACCGAGGCCGCGCAGGTGATGGGCCTGACGCCCACGCAAGTGCAGCGCGTCTACGACGACATCGACCAGAAGCGTCGCAGCACGGCCTATCTGCACTCGCCGCCGCTGTTGCTCGAGGACGTCGCGGAGCTGGCGCCGTTCAAGCTGGGCTGA
- a CDS encoding C39 family peptidase: MSPRIEGRQQNYSPQSVQSSGLPQDRNAQLNLQQLWPYIEKYAQKYGADPKVLAGIVAQESSFKNHGVHADGTGHGLIGLDDNGLLPSFEKWSGMQVGRGANAKTIPPEKQMEFLAKTIGDLTKKHGSGMAAAREWHRGAGAMNDARGYDYQNKIQNHINQLFPGGKTPSGTSANVPDTTVGGQNNTTGGQNNTTGGNPGIAPSRNDSRTPVGSSDYQIKQGDTLWGIASQLKGQGMQGSHWDIINQIREMNPKITNPNLIITGDSLKLPGVAGKDQSTFTPGTNKAGPVDINPGETQGTQGTDGAAPVTGNGRVDPSKVPQISQYNPAGKNGSYTNGPANCGPTSMAQIARAFGFGKDMNDAQLINHLGRIGGTSGNGTDVNGIAKMAKAMGKNAETKGPGADVDWIANQLKQGKLVVANGDYHAMPPHQNESRTSGHYVTVAGMDAKGNFIVRDPADQNVKTITPEQMKHFLRSNPNGGYQMAIG, translated from the coding sequence ATGTCTCCTCGAATCGAAGGCCGTCAGCAGAACTATTCGCCCCAGTCGGTCCAGTCCTCTGGCTTGCCGCAGGACCGCAACGCGCAGCTGAATCTCCAGCAGCTCTGGCCGTACATCGAGAAGTACGCGCAGAAGTACGGCGCGGACCCGAAGGTGCTCGCGGGCATCGTCGCGCAGGAGTCGTCGTTCAAGAACCACGGCGTTCACGCCGACGGCACGGGCCACGGCCTCATCGGCCTGGACGACAACGGCCTGTTGCCCTCGTTCGAGAAGTGGTCCGGCATGCAGGTGGGCCGCGGCGCCAACGCCAAGACGATTCCGCCCGAGAAGCAGATGGAGTTCCTGGCGAAGACGATTGGCGACCTGACGAAGAAGCACGGCAGCGGCATGGCCGCCGCGCGTGAGTGGCACCGCGGCGCGGGCGCGATGAACGACGCGCGTGGCTACGACTACCAGAACAAGATCCAGAACCACATCAACCAGCTGTTCCCGGGTGGCAAGACGCCCAGCGGGACGAGCGCGAACGTGCCCGACACCACGGTGGGCGGGCAGAACAACACGACCGGCGGGCAGAACAATACGACGGGCGGAAACCCTGGCATCGCGCCCAGCCGCAATGACTCGCGCACGCCGGTGGGCAGCTCCGACTACCAGATCAAGCAGGGCGACACGCTCTGGGGCATTGCATCACAGCTCAAGGGCCAGGGCATGCAGGGCTCGCACTGGGACATCATCAACCAGATTCGCGAGATGAACCCGAAGATCACCAACCCCAACCTCATCATCACGGGGGATTCGCTGAAGCTGCCGGGGGTCGCGGGCAAGGACCAGAGCACCTTCACCCCGGGCACGAACAAGGCCGGGCCGGTGGACATCAACCCGGGTGAGACCCAGGGCACGCAGGGCACTGACGGCGCCGCGCCGGTGACGGGCAACGGCCGCGTGGACCCGAGCAAGGTTCCGCAGATCAGCCAGTACAACCCTGCGGGCAAGAACGGCTCGTACACGAACGGCCCGGCCAACTGCGGCCCCACGTCCATGGCGCAGATTGCGCGAGCGTTCGGCTTCGGCAAGGACATGAACGACGCGCAGCTCATCAACCACCTGGGCCGCATCGGTGGCACGTCGGGCAACGGCACGGACGTCAACGGCATCGCGAAGATGGCGAAGGCGATGGGCAAGAACGCGGAGACCAAGGGCCCTGGCGCGGACGTGGACTGGATTGCCAACCAGCTCAAGCAGGGCAAGCTGGTGGTGGCCAACGGCGACTACCACGCCATGCCTCCGCACCAGAACGAGTCGCGCACGTCCGGTCACTACGTGACGGTGGCGGGCATGGACGCGAAGGGCAACTTCATCGTCCGCGACCCGGCCGACCAGAACGTGAAGACCATCACCCCGGAGCAGATGAAGCACTTCCTGCGCTCCAACCCCAACGGCGGCTACCAGATGGCCATCGGCTGA